The following proteins come from a genomic window of Paramicrobacterium humi:
- a CDS encoding nucleoside hydrolase, whose amino-acid sequence MPIPVIADVDTGVDDALALLFLASHPDIDLRAVTCVAGNASLPQVIANTLDVLDAASSRAAVAAGCDRPLIEPARDASGYHGANGIGNLVLPRAARRHDPSHAIEMIRRTIEGSAEPVTLLALAPMTNIALFLRLHPETAAKLERIVIMGGSAGPGNATPVAEFNVWHDPEAAQIVLESGVPTVLYPLDVFSRVVVDEQQHERLRAADTAVTQLATKLLDYQVQLADLPADIESGAKIGDAGTACFLVGAEHFGTSRHLVEVELAPGRSRGQTIIDRRLRPGEDMEHSLESRARPSDVALTVDGPAVSELFVSTLLGAD is encoded by the coding sequence ATGCCCATTCCCGTGATCGCCGACGTCGACACCGGCGTCGATGACGCCCTCGCCCTGCTCTTCCTCGCCAGCCACCCCGACATCGATCTGCGCGCCGTGACGTGCGTCGCGGGAAACGCGAGTCTCCCGCAGGTCATCGCGAACACCCTTGACGTGCTGGATGCCGCGAGCAGCCGTGCGGCCGTCGCTGCGGGCTGCGACCGTCCCCTCATCGAGCCGGCCCGTGATGCGAGCGGCTACCACGGCGCGAACGGCATCGGCAATCTCGTCCTCCCCCGCGCTGCCCGCCGGCATGACCCCTCGCACGCGATCGAGATGATCCGACGCACGATCGAGGGGAGCGCGGAGCCGGTCACCCTCCTCGCCCTCGCGCCGATGACGAATATCGCCCTCTTCCTGAGGCTGCACCCCGAGACGGCGGCGAAGCTCGAGCGCATCGTCATCATGGGCGGCAGTGCGGGCCCAGGCAACGCCACGCCCGTCGCGGAGTTCAACGTGTGGCACGACCCGGAGGCGGCGCAGATCGTTCTCGAGTCCGGCGTGCCAACGGTGCTGTACCCGCTCGACGTGTTCAGCCGCGTCGTCGTCGACGAACAGCAGCACGAGCGACTGCGCGCCGCGGACACCGCCGTCACGCAGCTCGCGACGAAGCTGCTCGACTACCAGGTGCAGCTCGCCGACCTGCCCGCCGACATCGAATCGGGCGCGAAGATCGGCGACGCGGGCACCGCGTGCTTCCTCGTCGGCGCCGAGCACTTCGGCACGTCGCGTCACCTCGTCGAGGTGGAGCTCGCTCCCGGCCGCAGTCGCGGCCAGACGATTATCGATCGCCGCTTGCGCCCCGGCGAAGACATGGAGCACAGCCTCGAGAGCAGGGCGCGGCCGAGCGACGTCGCGCTCACCGTCGACGGCCCTGCCGTGTCGGAGCT
- a CDS encoding DNA-formamidopyrimidine glycosylase family protein: MPEGDTVYRTARNLNDVLAGEIITEWSLRVPAFATSDLRGQRVDEVVSRGKHILHRIGEWSLHTHLKMEGDWHIYPAGGRWRKPGWKARAVVGTDAVTTVGFELGVVELLPRSDEELVVGHLGPDLLGPDWSAEEAVARLEADPARPVAVALLDQRNLAGLGNEYVNEICFLRGIRPESPIGETDAAALVRLSHRLILANRDRVARTTTGDTRPGRQSWVFSRDGQRCRRCGTVIERGRLGASSTQLRDTYWCPSCQR, encoded by the coding sequence ATGCCTGAGGGCGACACCGTCTACCGCACCGCGCGCAACCTCAACGACGTGCTCGCGGGAGAGATCATCACCGAGTGGAGCCTGCGCGTGCCCGCCTTCGCGACGAGCGACCTGCGCGGGCAGCGCGTCGACGAGGTCGTCAGCCGCGGGAAGCACATCCTGCACCGCATCGGCGAGTGGAGCCTGCACACGCACCTCAAGATGGAGGGCGACTGGCACATCTACCCCGCGGGCGGGCGGTGGCGAAAGCCCGGCTGGAAGGCTCGCGCCGTGGTCGGCACCGACGCCGTCACCACTGTCGGGTTCGAGCTCGGCGTCGTGGAGCTGCTGCCGCGAAGCGACGAGGAGCTCGTCGTCGGCCACCTCGGCCCCGACCTGCTCGGCCCCGACTGGTCCGCCGAGGAGGCCGTCGCGCGGCTCGAGGCGGACCCTGCACGGCCCGTCGCCGTCGCGCTGCTCGACCAGCGCAATCTCGCCGGTCTCGGCAACGAGTACGTCAACGAGATCTGCTTCTTGCGCGGCATCCGGCCCGAATCCCCCATCGGTGAGACGGATGCCGCCGCGCTCGTGCGGCTGTCGCACCGTCTCATCCTCGCGAACCGCGACCGGGTCGCGCGCACGACGACGGGCGACACCCGGCCGGGACGGCAGAGCTGGGTGTTCTCACGCGATGGTCAGCGGTGTCGGCGCTGCGGCACGGTGATCGAGCGCGGTCGGCTCGGGGCGAGCTCGACGCAGCTGCGCGACACGTACTGGTGTCCGAGCTGCCAGCGCTGA